DNA from Armatimonadota bacterium:
GCGCGCGTACTGCCCCTGCGCTTCCCGGATCACTACCGCTACCGCGGCGCGGACTGCGCGGCGATTGAGCGCTTCGCGCGGCGCCGGGGCGCGCGTATCGTGACCACGGCGAAGGACGCGGTGCGGCTGTGGCCGGGAGCATTCACGCAACCAGTGTGGGTGCTGCGCGTGGAGATGGCGGCGGCGCAGGGCGGCCTCGGGCTCGAGTGGGAGGGGGAACCGGAGCAGCCGTGATTCACCTGCGCTACAGGCGGATGCAGCAGTTCGTCGGCCGCACGCTTCTGCTCTCCATGGCGCGCTGGGCGCATGTCATTCCCCGCCGCGCGGTGGGCGCGCTGGGGGCGATGCTGGGGATGCTGGTGATGGCGGGCTCGCCCCGCCACCGGCGCATCGTCATGGACAACCTGCGCACCGCGTTCGGCGACGAGAAATCCGAACTCGAGCTGCGGGTCATCGCGCGCCGCTTCTATCGCAACTTCGCGCGGGGCCTGATCGAGTTTCTGCGCATGCCCGCCATGGGCGCCCGGGAGATCGTTGACGCCAATCGCCTCCAGGGCCAGCACTACATAGACGAGGCGCTGAGCCGCGGCCGCGGCGTCATTCTCATTACCGCGCACTTCGGCAACTGGGAGACGGTCGGCGCGCGCCTCGCGCTCGCTGGTTACCGTCCGCTCAACGTCATCGCCCGCGACCAGCGCGACCAGGAGGTGACGGAGCTGCTGACGTCGCTGCGCCGCCACGGCGGGCTGCGGGTTATCCCGCGCGACGGGGCGATCCGCGCGTGCATGCGCCGCCTGCGCGCCAACGAGGTGCTGGCGATGTTGATTGACCAGAACGCGGGCGAGCGCGGCGTGTTCGTGGATTTCTTCGGCAAGCTCGCGTCCACCGCGGCGGGGGCGGCGGTGCTCGCGCAGCGCACCCAGGCGACGGTGCTGCCCATCTTCTGCGTGCGCCAGCCCGACGGCATCCAGGTCGGTGAAATCGGCCCGCCGGTCGAGATCCAACGCACCCATGACCTGGAAAGCGATATCATCGCCAACACCGCCATCTTCACCAAGATCATCGAGCACGCCGTGCGGCGGCGCCCGGATCACTGGTTCTGGCTGCATCGTCGCTGGAAAGCCCGCCCCCCGTGGGAGCGCGGCGAAACGGAGGGCCCTTCGTAGTCCGCGGCGCGCCCGGCCGTTTCGCGCACCTGTGACTGCCGACCGCGGACCGCGCACCAGCCATGGCGCTCACTCGCATCCTGATAGTCAAGCTCAGCTCGCTGGGTGACGTGGTGCACGCGCTGCCCGTCGCCGGGGCGCTGCGCAGGCGCTTCCCCGGCGCGAGCATCTCCTGGCTGGCGGGCCCGGCCGCCGCTCCGGTGGTGACGATGTGTCGCCATGTGCA
Protein-coding regions in this window:
- a CDS encoding lysophospholipid acyltransferase family protein, translated to MIHLRYRRMQQFVGRTLLLSMARWAHVIPRRAVGALGAMLGMLVMAGSPRHRRIVMDNLRTAFGDEKSELELRVIARRFYRNFARGLIEFLRMPAMGAREIVDANRLQGQHYIDEALSRGRGVILITAHFGNWETVGARLALAGYRPLNVIARDQRDQEVTELLTSLRRHGGLRVIPRDGAIRACMRRLRANEVLAMLIDQNAGERGVFVDFFGKLASTAAGAAVLAQRTQATVLPIFCVRQPDGIQVGEIGPPVEIQRTHDLESDIIANTAIFTKIIEHAVRRRPDHWFWLHRRWKARPPWERGETEGPS